One Jannaschia sp. GRR-S6-38 genomic window carries:
- the petA gene encoding ubiquinol-cytochrome c reductase iron-sulfur subunit encodes MSHADDQAGTRRDFLYYATAGAGAVVTGAAVWPLINQMNPSADVQALASIMVDVSAVEPGTQITALWLGKPVFIRRRTEAEIEEARAVDIDSLPDPLAGNANIDDGASAADENRTLDEAGEWLVQMGVCTHLGCVPLGDGAGDFGGWFCPCHGSHYDSAGRIRRGPAPRNLPVPVATFVDDTTIQLG; translated from the coding sequence GTGTCACACGCAGACGATCAAGCGGGAACCCGCCGCGATTTCCTCTACTACGCGACCGCCGGTGCCGGCGCCGTCGTGACCGGCGCCGCCGTCTGGCCGCTCATCAACCAGATGAACCCGTCGGCCGACGTCCAGGCGCTGGCCTCGATCATGGTCGATGTCTCCGCGGTCGAGCCGGGCACGCAGATCACGGCGCTCTGGCTGGGCAAGCCGGTCTTCATCCGCCGCCGCACCGAGGCCGAGATCGAGGAGGCGCGCGCCGTCGACATCGACAGTCTGCCCGACCCGCTGGCCGGCAACGCCAATATCGACGACGGCGCATCCGCCGCGGACGAGAATCGTACCCTGGACGAGGCTGGCGAATGGCTGGTCCAGATGGGCGTCTGCACCCATCTCGGCTGCGTGCCGCTGGGCGACGGCGCCGGAGATTTCGGCGGCTGGTTTTGCCCCTGCCACGGCTCCCACTACGACTCGGCGGGTCGCATCCGCCGCGGCCCCGCACCGCGCAACCTGCCGGTGCCCGTGGCCACCTTTGTCGACGACACAACAATTCAACTGGGCTGA
- the dapF gene encoding diaminopimelate epimerase produces MARDGTDGLPFMKMHGLGNDFVVIDGRGGARVDADLARAMGDRHRGVGFDQLALIEAGSDVDLRLTFWNADGSTAGACGNATRCIAAWEMARRGADSLTLRTERGVLQATGGDAVSVNMGAPLLDWRDVPLAEEVDTLHLPIPGDPVATGMGNPHCTFFVEDAEAVDLPAFGAAHEHHPLFPERTNVQVAHLLGPDHLRMRVWERGAGVTLASGSSSCAVAVAAARRGLTGRRVRIDLDGGGLEIDWRDDGVWMTGPTAYVFDGVWHG; encoded by the coding sequence ATGGCGCGAGATGGAACAGACGGCCTGCCGTTCATGAAGATGCACGGGCTGGGCAACGACTTCGTCGTGATCGACGGGCGCGGGGGCGCGCGCGTTGATGCCGATCTCGCGCGCGCCATGGGCGACCGCCATCGCGGCGTGGGATTCGACCAGCTGGCGCTGATCGAGGCGGGCAGCGACGTCGACCTGCGCCTGACCTTCTGGAACGCCGACGGCTCGACCGCGGGGGCCTGCGGCAACGCCACCCGCTGCATCGCCGCCTGGGAAATGGCGCGGCGCGGCGCGGACAGCCTGACGCTACGGACCGAGCGGGGCGTGCTGCAGGCGACGGGCGGCGACGCGGTCAGCGTCAACATGGGTGCGCCGCTTCTGGACTGGCGCGACGTGCCGCTGGCCGAGGAGGTCGACACGCTGCACCTGCCGATCCCGGGCGACCCGGTCGCGACCGGCATGGGCAACCCGCATTGCACCTTCTTCGTGGAGGATGCCGAGGCGGTGGACCTGCCGGCTTTCGGAGCCGCGCATGAGCATCACCCCCTCTTTCCCGAACGCACCAATGTGCAGGTCGCGCATCTCCTTGGACCCGATCACCTGCGGATGCGCGTCTGGGAGCGCGGGGCCGGGGTCACGCTGGCCTCGGGCTCGTCCTCCTGCGCGGTGGCCGTCGCGGCGGCGCGGCGCGGGCTGACGGGGCGACGCGTGCGCATCGATCTCGACGGCGGCGGGCTTGAGATCGACTGGCGCGACGACGGGGTCTGGATGACCGGCCCGACCGCGTATGTGTTCGACGGGGTCTGGCATGGCTGA
- a CDS encoding cytochrome c1, with protein sequence MNVFTKAIAALAVSTSAALAAGGEGKITDYEFPFEGPFGTYDQNQLQRGLKVYTEICSACHGLKYVPFRTLADEGGPGFSEDQVRAYAELYEVFDPLLADGQGDYRPATPPDLFPENNAVGAPDLSLMAKARSGFHGPYNLGINQIIKGMGGAEYIASLLTGYTGEEQEIAGTVLYENEAYPGGWISMAPVLYGDDVIFDDGSPTDMESTAKDVAAFLMWTAEPKLAARKQMGLVAIVMLAVLSVLLYLTNKRIWAPVKGRKDENVG encoded by the coding sequence ATGAACGTCTTCACCAAGGCCATCGCGGCACTTGCAGTCTCGACCTCGGCGGCGCTGGCCGCCGGGGGCGAGGGGAAGATCACGGATTACGAGTTTCCCTTCGAGGGGCCCTTCGGAACCTATGATCAGAACCAGCTGCAGCGCGGCCTGAAGGTCTACACCGAGATCTGCTCGGCCTGTCACGGGCTGAAATATGTCCCGTTCCGCACGCTCGCGGACGAGGGCGGGCCCGGCTTCTCGGAGGATCAGGTCCGCGCCTATGCGGAGCTTTACGAGGTGTTCGACCCGCTTCTGGCCGACGGTCAGGGCGATTACCGCCCCGCGACTCCGCCGGACCTGTTCCCCGAGAACAACGCCGTCGGCGCGCCGGACCTGTCGCTGATGGCGAAGGCCCGCTCGGGCTTCCACGGCCCTTACAATCTGGGCATCAACCAGATCATCAAGGGTATGGGCGGCGCCGAGTACATCGCTTCGCTCCTGACCGGCTATACCGGCGAGGAGCAGGAGATCGCAGGCACCGTCCTCTACGAAAACGAAGCCTATCCGGGCGGCTGGATCTCGATGGCGCCGGTTCTCTACGGCGACGACGTGATCTTCGACGATGGCTCGCCCACGGATATGGAAAGCACCGCGAAGGACGTTGCGGCCTTCCTGATGTGGACGGCGGAGCCGAAGCTCGCCGCGCGCAAGCAGATGGGGCTCGTGGCGATCGTGATGCTCGCCGTGCTGTCGGTGCTGCTCTACCTCACCAACAAGCGCATCTGGGCGCCGGTGAAGGGCCGCAAGGACGAAAACGTGGGCTGA
- a CDS encoding GNAT family N-acetyltransferase, with protein MRIERVSELDAALAVRAAVFVDEQGVSLADEVDGRDLDCLHWLGRIDAVPVATLRVLPKGHDAKIQRVAVLKPFRMKGLGRNLMERAMSDLTEMGFRCAILGAQTTALGFYERLGFEPYGPIYRDAGLSHRDMTRDL; from the coding sequence GTGAGAATCGAGCGCGTTTCGGAGCTCGACGCAGCGCTGGCCGTCCGCGCCGCGGTCTTCGTCGACGAACAGGGCGTCAGCCTCGCCGACGAGGTCGATGGCCGCGATCTCGACTGCCTGCATTGGCTGGGACGCATCGACGCGGTGCCGGTGGCCACCCTACGGGTGCTGCCGAAGGGCCACGACGCGAAGATCCAGCGGGTCGCGGTCCTGAAACCCTTTCGAATGAAGGGGTTGGGGCGGAATCTGATGGAGCGCGCCATGTCCGATCTGACCGAAATGGGCTTCCGATGCGCGATTCTGGGCGCCCAGACGACCGCGCTGGGCTTCTACGAGCGGCTGGGATTCGAACCGTATGGGCCTATCTACCGGGATGCAGGGCTGTCCCATCGGGACATGACCCGCGACCTCTGA
- a CDS encoding RNA-binding protein: MTRGGRDKQLGEPERRCIVTGETGPKAGLVRFVVGPDDTVFPDLAGKLPGRGIYVTAERGALEKAVAKRMFSKGAKKQVSVPEDLVATVEAGLLRRLQDAIAMARKAGQAVSGYEKVRTMLDRGEARVLLQASDGSQRGKGKLSTPEGGKWIGFLTADELGLAFGRDRTIHASVAAGTLARRIVEEAARLKGIRHSADETVVGEKDIGNA, from the coding sequence CTGACGCGCGGCGGCAGAGACAAACAACTCGGCGAGCCTGAACGCCGCTGCATCGTGACCGGCGAGACCGGGCCCAAGGCGGGCCTGGTCCGCTTCGTCGTCGGACCCGACGACACGGTCTTCCCCGACCTCGCCGGCAAGCTGCCGGGGCGGGGTATCTACGTGACTGCCGAACGGGGGGCCTTGGAAAAGGCCGTCGCGAAGCGCATGTTCTCCAAAGGGGCCAAGAAGCAGGTGAGCGTGCCGGAGGATCTGGTCGCCACCGTCGAGGCCGGGTTGCTGCGCCGGCTCCAGGACGCGATCGCGATGGCCCGGAAAGCCGGGCAAGCGGTCTCGGGCTACGAGAAGGTCCGCACCATGCTGGACCGCGGCGAGGCGCGGGTGCTGCTGCAGGCGTCGGACGGGTCGCAGCGCGGCAAGGGCAAGCTGTCTACGCCGGAAGGCGGAAAGTGGATCGGCTTCCTGACCGCCGACGAGCTGGGACTGGCCTTCGGGCGCGACCGCACGATCCACGCCAGCGTGGCCGCTGGAACCTTGGCGCGGCGTATTGTAGAGGAAGCCGCAAGGCTTAAAGGCATCAGACACAGTGCCGACGAAACCGTCGTCGGCGAGAAGGATATCGGGAACGCATGA
- the infB gene encoding translation initiation factor IF-2 — protein MSDQDGKKPLGLSGGARSGTVKQSFARGRTNNVVVETKRKRVNVPKPGAQSAAAVNAQGGKSSGTTTDAEMDRRLKALQAAKAREAEDAERRRREEEQREVERERRRAEAEAKEREEREREELLKQKAEEDERRQREAREGKAKPAEPAAPAEPVADAAPQRQRTHGADARPGVNHDAKRKRDDEGGKPKGGERRGGKLTVNQALAGGEGGRQRSLASMRRKQERQRRGGGSSQPQEKVVRTVQLPETIVVSELANRMTERVASVVKALMQNGMMVTQNQVIDADTAELIIEEFGHKVQRVSEADVEQVIETAEDKQEDLVDRAPVITIMGHVDHGKTSLLDAIRKTKVVAGEAGGITQHIGAYQVETNGTLLTFLDTPGHAAFTSMRARGAQVTDIVVLVVAADDAVMPQTIEAINHAKAAGVPMIVAINKIDLPAADANRVRTELLQHEVVVEGMSGEVQDVEVSAATGKGLDQLLEAIALQAEILELKANPKRAAQGAVIEAQLDVGRGPVATVLVQNGTLKRGDIFVVGEQWGKVRALVNDQGERVDEAGPSVPVEVLGLNGTPEAGDVLNVVETEAQAREIAEYREQAAKDRRAAAGSATTLDQLLAKAKEDQNVAELPILVKADVQGSAEAIIQAMEKIGNDEVRVRVLHSGVGAITESDIGLAEASGAPVIGFNVRANAPARAAANQKGVEIRYYSVIYDLVDDVKQAASGLLSAEIRENFIGYAEIRETFRVTGVGNVAGCLVTEGIARRSAGVRLLRDNVVIHEGTLKTLKRFKDEVKEVQSGQECGMAFENYDDIRKGDVIEIFEREEVERSLT, from the coding sequence ATGAGCGATCAAGACGGCAAGAAACCCCTCGGCCTTTCGGGCGGCGCCCGCAGCGGGACGGTGAAGCAGAGCTTCGCCCGCGGCCGCACGAACAATGTCGTGGTGGAAACCAAGCGCAAGCGCGTGAACGTGCCGAAGCCCGGCGCGCAATCCGCCGCGGCCGTGAACGCCCAGGGCGGCAAGTCCTCGGGCACCACGACCGATGCGGAGATGGACCGCCGGCTCAAGGCCCTGCAGGCCGCCAAGGCCCGCGAGGCCGAGGATGCCGAGCGCCGCCGCCGCGAGGAAGAGCAGCGTGAAGTCGAGCGGGAACGCCGCCGCGCCGAGGCCGAGGCGAAGGAACGCGAGGAGCGCGAGCGCGAGGAGCTGCTCAAGCAGAAGGCCGAAGAGGACGAGCGCCGCCAGCGCGAGGCCCGCGAAGGCAAGGCCAAGCCGGCCGAGCCGGCCGCCCCGGCCGAGCCCGTAGCCGACGCCGCCCCGCAGCGCCAGCGCACGCACGGCGCCGATGCGCGCCCGGGCGTCAACCACGATGCCAAGCGCAAGCGCGACGACGAGGGCGGCAAGCCCAAGGGCGGCGAGCGCCGTGGCGGCAAGCTGACCGTCAACCAGGCGCTGGCCGGTGGCGAAGGCGGCCGTCAGCGCAGCCTCGCCTCGATGCGCCGCAAGCAGGAGCGTCAGCGCCGCGGCGGCGGCTCCAGCCAGCCGCAGGAAAAGGTCGTCCGCACCGTCCAGCTGCCCGAGACGATCGTCGTCTCGGAACTGGCGAACCGCATGACCGAGCGCGTGGCCTCCGTGGTCAAGGCGCTGATGCAGAACGGCATGATGGTCACGCAGAACCAGGTGATCGACGCCGACACCGCCGAGCTCATCATCGAGGAGTTCGGCCACAAGGTGCAGCGCGTCTCCGAGGCCGATGTCGAACAGGTCATCGAGACCGCCGAGGACAAGCAGGAGGATCTGGTCGATCGCGCCCCGGTCATCACGATCATGGGCCATGTCGACCACGGCAAGACCTCGCTTCTGGACGCGATCCGCAAGACCAAGGTCGTCGCGGGCGAGGCCGGGGGCATCACCCAGCATATCGGCGCCTACCAGGTCGAGACCAACGGCACGCTGCTGACCTTCCTCGACACGCCGGGCCACGCCGCCTTCACCTCGATGCGCGCCCGGGGCGCGCAGGTGACGGATATCGTGGTGCTTGTCGTGGCCGCCGATGACGCGGTCATGCCGCAGACGATCGAGGCCATCAATCACGCCAAGGCCGCCGGCGTCCCGATGATCGTGGCGATCAACAAGATCGACCTGCCCGCCGCCGACGCGAACCGCGTCCGGACCGAACTTCTGCAACACGAGGTCGTCGTGGAGGGGATGTCGGGCGAGGTGCAGGATGTCGAGGTTTCGGCGGCGACCGGCAAGGGGCTCGACCAGCTCCTCGAAGCGATCGCGCTGCAGGCCGAGATCCTGGAGCTCAAGGCCAACCCGAAGCGCGCCGCGCAAGGCGCGGTGATCGAGGCGCAGCTCGACGTGGGCCGCGGCCCGGTCGCGACCGTCCTTGTGCAGAACGGCACGCTCAAGCGAGGCGACATCTTCGTCGTGGGCGAGCAGTGGGGCAAGGTCCGTGCGCTGGTCAACGACCAGGGCGAGCGGGTGGACGAGGCCGGGCCTTCGGTTCCGGTCGAGGTACTCGGCCTCAACGGCACGCCCGAGGCGGGCGACGTCCTGAACGTCGTCGAGACCGAGGCGCAGGCCCGCGAGATCGCGGAATACCGCGAACAGGCCGCCAAGGACCGCCGCGCCGCGGCCGGCTCCGCCACGACGCTGGACCAGCTTCTGGCCAAGGCCAAGGAAGACCAGAACGTCGCCGAACTGCCGATCCTGGTGAAGGCCGACGTGCAGGGCTCCGCCGAGGCGATCATTCAGGCGATGGAGAAGATCGGCAACGACGAGGTGCGCGTCCGCGTGCTGCACTCGGGCGTCGGCGCCATCACCGAGAGCGATATCGGCCTCGCCGAAGCCTCGGGCGCGCCGGTCATTGGCTTCAACGTCCGCGCCAACGCCCCCGCGCGGGCCGCGGCGAACCAGAAAGGCGTGGAGATCCGCTACTACTCGGTGATCTACGACCTCGTGGACGACGTGAAGCAGGCGGCCTCGGGCCTTCTCTCGGCCGAGATCCGCGAGAACTTCATCGGCTATGCCGAGATTCGCGAGACCTTCCGCGTCACCGGCGTCGGCAACGTCGCGGGCTGCCTGGTCACCGAGGGCATCGCCCGACGGTCGGCCGGCGTGCGCCTGCTGCGCGACAACGTCGTGATCCACGAGGGCACGCTGAAGACGCTGAAGCGCTTCAAGGACGAGGTGAAGGAAGTCCAGTCCGGCCAGGAATGCGGCATGGCCTTCGAGAATTACGACGACATCCGCAAGGGCGACGTCATCGAGATCTTCGAGCGCGAGGAGGTCGAGCGCTCGCTCACCTGA
- a CDS encoding cytochrome b, whose amino-acid sequence MSGIPHDEYVPTTQGEKWVEKRLPIIGLLYNTLMIPTPKNLNWMWIWGIVLTFTLLLQIITGIVLVMHYTPHVDHAFASVEHIMRNVNGGWALRYIHANGASLFFIAVYAHIFRNLYYGSYKTPREITWILGIIIYLLMMGTAFMGYVLPWGQMSFWGATVITGLFGAIPFVGEPLQAWLLGGPAVDNATLTRFFSLHYLMPFLILGLSVVKIWSFHSTGNNNPTGVEVRRTSKAEAKADTLPFWPYFVIKDLFALAVIMLVFFAIVGFMPNYLGHPDNYIEANPLATPAHIVPEWYFLPFYAILRAFTADVWIVIAADWITGGIIDAKFFGVLAMFGAIAVMAFAPWLDTSSVRSGRYRPMFKWWFWLLVIDFFVLMWLGSMPAEEPWATLSLIASVYWFAYFLVILPLLGVIEKPLPRPATIEEEFAQHYGSGTDGGLGTGQRLPGEKAATPAE is encoded by the coding sequence ATGTCCGGCATTCCCCACGACGAGTACGTCCCGACGACCCAGGGCGAGAAATGGGTCGAGAAGCGGCTGCCGATCATCGGCCTGCTCTACAACACGCTCATGATCCCCACCCCCAAGAACCTCAATTGGATGTGGATCTGGGGCATCGTCCTGACCTTCACGCTGCTGCTTCAGATCATCACCGGCATCGTTCTGGTCATGCATTACACGCCGCATGTCGATCACGCCTTCGCGTCGGTCGAGCACATCATGCGCAACGTGAACGGCGGTTGGGCCCTGCGCTACATCCATGCCAACGGCGCGTCGCTGTTCTTCATCGCGGTCTACGCGCATATCTTCCGGAACCTCTATTACGGCTCCTACAAGACCCCGCGCGAGATCACGTGGATCCTCGGCATCATCATCTACCTGCTGATGATGGGCACCGCCTTCATGGGCTACGTGCTGCCCTGGGGTCAGATGTCCTTCTGGGGCGCGACCGTGATTACCGGCCTCTTCGGCGCCATCCCCTTCGTGGGCGAGCCGCTGCAGGCCTGGCTGCTGGGCGGACCGGCCGTGGACAACGCCACGCTGACCCGCTTCTTCAGCCTGCACTACCTGATGCCCTTCCTGATCCTGGGCCTCTCGGTCGTGAAGATCTGGTCCTTCCACTCGACCGGCAACAACAACCCCACCGGGGTCGAAGTGCGCCGCACCTCGAAGGCCGAAGCCAAGGCGGACACGCTGCCCTTCTGGCCGTATTTCGTGATCAAGGACCTCTTCGCTCTCGCGGTGATCATGCTGGTCTTCTTCGCGATCGTCGGCTTCATGCCGAACTACCTGGGTCACCCCGATAACTACATCGAGGCGAACCCGCTGGCGACGCCCGCGCATATCGTGCCCGAATGGTACTTCCTGCCGTTCTACGCGATCCTGCGCGCCTTCACGGCCGATGTCTGGATCGTCATCGCGGCGGACTGGATCACCGGCGGCATCATCGACGCCAAGTTCTTCGGCGTGCTGGCGATGTTCGGCGCGATCGCGGTCATGGCCTTCGCGCCCTGGCTCGACACCTCGTCGGTCCGGTCGGGCCGCTACCGCCCGATGTTCAAGTGGTGGTTCTGGCTGCTGGTCATCGACTTCTTCGTGCTGATGTGGCTCGGGTCGATGCCGGCCGAGGAGCCCTGGGCCACGCTGTCGCTGATCGCGTCGGTCTACTGGTTCGCCTACTTCCTGGTGATCCTGCCGCTGCTCGGCGTCATCGAGAAGCCGCTGCCGCGTCCGGCCACCATCGAGGAGGAGTTCGCGCAGCATTACGGTTCGGGAACGGATGGCGGGCTCGGCACCGGGCAGCGTCTGCCCGGCGAGAAAGCCGCGACCCCGGCCGAATAA
- a CDS encoding fasciclin domain-containing protein, producing MTDQLNRRRLLTMGAGLVGVTALGGCVAASDGPADIVDTAVAAGNFQTLAAALGAAGLVETLKGPGPFTVFAPTDEAFAALPEGTVETLLLPENRDQLTAILTYHVAPNFYPASSLVGVRGRLPTVNGATLHVDGTGGGVTVEGANVTTPDVTASNGVIHVIDTVLLP from the coding sequence ATGACCGATCAATTGAACCGCCGCCGCCTTCTGACCATGGGGGCCGGCCTTGTCGGCGTCACCGCGCTGGGAGGCTGCGTCGCCGCCAGTGACGGCCCGGCCGACATCGTCGACACCGCCGTCGCGGCGGGCAATTTCCAGACACTCGCCGCCGCGCTGGGCGCCGCCGGGCTGGTCGAGACGCTGAAGGGGCCGGGCCCGTTCACCGTCTTCGCGCCGACCGACGAGGCCTTCGCCGCTCTGCCCGAGGGCACGGTCGAGACCCTGCTCCTGCCCGAGAACCGCGACCAGCTGACCGCGATCCTGACCTATCACGTCGCGCCGAACTTCTACCCGGCCTCCTCGCTCGTGGGCGTGCGCGGGCGGCTTCCGACGGTGAACGGCGCGACGCTGCATGTCGACGGCACCGGCGGCGGCGTGACCGTCGAGGGCGCGAACGTGACCACGCCCGACGTCACGGCGTCGAACGGCGTGATCCACGTGATCGACACCGTCCTTCTGCCCTGA
- a CDS encoding glutathione S-transferase family protein: MQLLSSPASPFARTCRVLLLETGQADVEIRDVSASPMGGEPALNAANPSGKIPALLREDGPAIYDSRVIARFLDDRAGANLYPQGRLWEVLSLEANAHAIMEAAIAITYEKRLRPEALWWPDWFDAQWTKITRSLDAIEARSMPLLEGPLTMGQIAVGCALGYLDLRHSDRNWRAGRETLAKWEARFAARESMVATKP, translated from the coding sequence ATGCAGCTTCTGAGCTCCCCCGCCTCGCCCTTTGCCCGCACCTGCCGGGTGCTGCTTCTGGAAACCGGGCAGGCGGATGTCGAGATCCGCGACGTCTCGGCCAGCCCGATGGGCGGCGAGCCGGCGCTGAACGCCGCGAACCCGTCAGGCAAGATCCCGGCGCTGCTGCGCGAGGACGGGCCCGCGATCTACGACAGCCGCGTCATCGCCCGCTTCCTCGACGACCGGGCCGGCGCCAATCTCTATCCGCAGGGCCGGCTGTGGGAGGTGCTGAGCCTCGAGGCCAATGCCCACGCGATCATGGAAGCCGCGATCGCCATCACCTACGAGAAGCGGCTGCGGCCCGAGGCGCTCTGGTGGCCGGACTGGTTCGACGCGCAATGGACCAAGATCACCCGCAGCCTCGACGCGATCGAGGCGCGGTCGATGCCGCTCCTCGAGGGGCCGCTGACGATGGGCCAGATCGCGGTGGGCTGCGCGCTGGGCTATCTCGACCTGCGCCATTCCGACCGCAACTGGCGCGCCGGGCGAGAGACGCTCGCGAAATGGGAGGCGCGTTTCGCGGCGCGCGAGTCGATGGTGGCCACCAAGCCGTGA
- a CDS encoding sodium:calcium antiporter codes for MFAALATPLLIGAFAAAGLVVLVVSTRMTRLADIIADRTGMGEALAGGILLGAATSLSGLTVSATAAWNGDASLAVSNGLGGIAAQTLFLAVADLSFRKANLEHAAAEPANLFQAALLMILLTLPVLAFAMPAWDIWGVHPVSILMAAAYLYGARLSRAVRETPMWAPVDTPETRHDEPEDAAEAHRDARGPALAFAGLAVMLALSGWVISATASVAVGRFGLSSSLVGALATAVVTSLPELVTTVAAVRRGALQLAVGGIIGGNTFDTMFLVVSDGFYREGSIFAAMQPADLFWLATGLVMTAVLMAGLIRRQKQGPGGIGAETILLIALYAGAVGVQPFGS; via the coding sequence ATGTTCGCAGCCCTCGCCACCCCCCTTCTGATCGGGGCCTTCGCCGCGGCGGGGCTGGTCGTGCTCGTCGTCTCGACCCGGATGACGCGGCTGGCCGACATCATTGCCGACCGCACCGGCATGGGCGAGGCGCTGGCGGGCGGGATCCTGCTCGGGGCCGCGACCTCGCTCTCGGGGCTCACCGTCTCGGCCACGGCGGCCTGGAACGGCGATGCCAGCCTCGCCGTCTCGAACGGGCTGGGCGGGATCGCGGCGCAGACGCTGTTCCTCGCCGTCGCGGATCTGAGCTTCCGCAAGGCCAATCTCGAGCATGCGGCGGCAGAGCCCGCAAATCTCTTCCAGGCGGCGCTGCTGATGATCCTGCTGACCCTGCCGGTCCTGGCCTTCGCGATGCCGGCCTGGGACATCTGGGGCGTCCATCCCGTCAGCATCCTGATGGCGGCGGCCTATCTCTACGGCGCGCGGCTGTCGCGGGCGGTCCGCGAGACGCCGATGTGGGCGCCGGTCGACACGCCCGAAACCCGCCATGACGAGCCCGAGGACGCGGCCGAAGCCCATCGCGACGCGCGCGGACCGGCGCTGGCCTTCGCCGGGCTGGCCGTCATGCTGGCGCTGTCGGGCTGGGTGATCTCGGCGACGGCCTCGGTGGCGGTCGGACGGTTCGGGCTGTCATCCTCGCTGGTGGGCGCACTGGCGACGGCGGTGGTCACCTCGCTGCCCGAGCTGGTGACGACGGTCGCCGCCGTGCGGCGCGGCGCGCTGCAACTGGCGGTGGGCGGCATCATCGGCGGCAATACCTTCGACACGATGTTCCTCGTCGTGTCGGACGGCTTCTACCGCGAGGGCTCGATCTTCGCGGCGATGCAGCCGGCGGACCTGTTCTGGCTGGCCACGGGGCTGGTGATGACGGCGGTTCTAATGGCGGGGCTGATCCGGCGGCAGAAGCAGGGGCCGGGCGGGATCGGCGCCGAGACAATCCTGTTGATCGCGCTCTATGCCGGGGCGGTCGGCGTGCAGCCCTTCGGGTCGTGA